A window from Leptothermofonsia sichuanensis E412 encodes these proteins:
- the arsB gene encoding ACR3 family arsenite efflux transporter, which translates to MNRSSNLNQKAVQAGSSLSFFERYLTLWVFLCIGIGILLGRLFPAIATTLDAMSIYQVSIPIAICLFFMMYPIMVKIDFTQAKKVVQTPKPVALTLIVNWLIKPFTMVVFAQFFLGWLFRPLITGTEIIRGTEIALANSYIAGTILLGIAPCTAMVLMWGYLSYGNQGHTLVMVAVNSLAMLFLYAPLGRWLLAANDLTVPWQTIALSVLIYVGLPLIAGMYSRYWILKYRRRQWFESRFLKYLTPVAIAALLVTLVLLFAFKGELIINNPLHILLIAVPLFIQTNFIFLVTYVAALKLNLSYEDAAPAALIGASNHFEVAIATAVVLFGLNSGAALATVVGVLIEVPVMLMLVEFCKRTAAWFPREPEKATLPDPRCYKV; encoded by the coding sequence ATGAATCGTTCTTCTAACCTTAATCAGAAGGCTGTTCAGGCTGGCAGTTCCCTCAGTTTTTTTGAACGCTACCTGACCCTCTGGGTCTTTCTGTGCATTGGGATCGGAATTTTGCTGGGGCGGCTGTTCCCAGCAATTGCCACTACCCTGGATGCCATGAGCATTTACCAGGTGTCGATCCCCATCGCAATTTGCCTGTTTTTCATGATGTATCCCATCATGGTCAAAATTGATTTTACGCAGGCGAAGAAAGTTGTTCAAACTCCAAAGCCTGTGGCATTGACTTTGATTGTGAACTGGTTAATTAAACCGTTCACCATGGTGGTGTTTGCTCAATTCTTTTTAGGTTGGTTATTTCGCCCCTTAATTACAGGCACTGAAATCATCCGTGGTACCGAAATTGCGCTGGCAAACTCCTACATCGCCGGGACCATTTTATTGGGGATCGCTCCCTGTACGGCAATGGTGCTGATGTGGGGCTACCTTTCCTATGGCAATCAGGGCCATACCCTGGTGATGGTGGCGGTCAATTCGCTGGCGATGCTGTTTCTGTACGCCCCCTTAGGCAGATGGTTACTGGCCGCCAATGATTTAACGGTGCCCTGGCAAACGATCGCCCTCTCAGTTCTGATTTATGTTGGCTTACCCTTAATTGCCGGGATGTATTCACGCTACTGGATTTTGAAATACAGGAGGCGGCAGTGGTTTGAATCCCGGTTTCTGAAATACCTGACTCCAGTTGCGATTGCAGCATTGCTGGTCACGCTGGTATTATTGTTTGCCTTTAAGGGTGAGTTAATTATCAATAATCCCCTGCATATTCTGCTGATTGCCGTTCCCCTGTTCATTCAGACCAATTTTATTTTCCTGGTTACCTATGTCGCTGCATTAAAGTTGAACCTGTCCTATGAAGATGCGGCTCCGGCAGCGCTGATTGGGGCAAGTAATCACTTTGAAGTGGCGATCGCCACGGCTGTGGTGTTGTTTGGTTTGAATTCGGGTGCTGCGCTGGCTACTGTGGTTGGAGTGTTAATCGAAGTGCCGGTTATGCTGATGCTGGTTGAATTCTGTAAGCGCACGGCTGCCTGGTTTCCCAGGGAACCCGAAAAAGCTACTCTGCCCGATCCCCGCTGCTATAAGGTCTAA
- the arsC gene encoding arsenate reductase, glutathione/glutaredoxin type → MFVCKRNSRRSQMAEGFARAMGGDRIVVTSSGLETSQVDPMAIQVMAEVGIDIHQHTSKPLSDFNPETYDVVISLCGCGVNLPTEWILCDLFEDWQLEDPEGQSIDRFRQVRDEIQQRVKNLLQTLTDEAEPAAR, encoded by the coding sequence ATGTTTGTCTGCAAACGCAACTCCCGTCGGTCCCAAATGGCAGAAGGGTTTGCCCGGGCAATGGGAGGCGATCGCATTGTGGTCACCAGTTCCGGGCTGGAAACCAGTCAGGTGGATCCGATGGCAATTCAGGTCATGGCTGAAGTCGGGATCGATATTCATCAGCACACTTCCAAACCTTTGAGTGACTTCAATCCTGAAACCTACGATGTGGTCATTTCCCTCTGCGGTTGTGGAGTCAACCTGCCAACGGAGTGGATTTTGTGTGACCTGTTTGAAGATTGGCAATTGGAAGATCCGGAAGGCCAGTCTATTGACAGGTTTCGCCAAGTCCGGGATGAAATTCAACAACGGGTTAAAAACCTGCTTCAGACTCTCACAGATGAAGCTGAACCAGCCGCACGCTGA
- a CDS encoding ABC transporter permease, with product MDTAQLIAILSVAIATSTPLVFACLGETITERAGVINLSAEGTIMLAAMTGFAVAKTTEGLGTTPSLILGFASAALAGASIALVVAFGALTLRQSQVAIGFVLALLCADLSSFLGNDFVRIPGPTVPSFRLPILQDIPVIGRLLFQNDLLVYASFGLVALVWIYFYRTRAGLMLRAIGEQPAAAFARGSNVVLMRYLYTLTGGALMGIAGAAFSLDFKAGWSHRHTAGYGWIALAIVIFGGWNPLRVALSCYLFGILQSLASQAQNQIPVPTQVITVAPFVLMILFLVLTSSEWLERLLKRMPPSLSRAAVQTIHSTPPAALGKVFEQD from the coding sequence ATGGACACTGCTCAACTTATTGCCATCCTCTCAGTGGCGATCGCCACCTCCACACCGCTGGTGTTTGCCTGTCTTGGCGAAACCATTACCGAGCGGGCGGGGGTGATCAACCTGTCCGCAGAAGGGACGATCATGCTGGCTGCGATGACAGGGTTTGCCGTGGCGAAGACGACGGAGGGGCTGGGCACCACTCCCAGTCTGATATTGGGGTTTGCCAGCGCGGCACTGGCGGGAGCGTCCATTGCCCTGGTGGTTGCCTTTGGAGCGTTGACTCTGAGGCAATCTCAGGTGGCGATCGGGTTTGTGCTGGCGCTGTTGTGCGCAGATTTATCCTCTTTTTTGGGCAATGATTTTGTCCGGATTCCCGGACCCACAGTGCCCAGTTTCAGATTACCAATTCTGCAAGACATCCCGGTGATTGGCAGGCTCCTGTTCCAGAATGATTTATTGGTCTACGCCAGTTTTGGGTTGGTTGCTCTGGTCTGGATTTATTTTTACCGTACCCGTGCCGGGCTGATGCTGAGGGCGATCGGAGAACAACCAGCGGCTGCCTTTGCCAGAGGGAGCAACGTGGTTCTGATGCGCTACCTCTACACCCTGACGGGGGGAGCGCTGATGGGAATTGCTGGTGCTGCCTTTTCCCTTGACTTTAAGGCAGGTTGGAGTCATCGTCACACCGCAGGGTATGGCTGGATTGCATTAGCAATTGTGATTTTCGGGGGATGGAACCCGCTGCGGGTCGCCCTGAGTTGCTACCTGTTCGGGATTTTGCAATCCCTGGCGAGTCAGGCGCAAAACCAGATTCCTGTACCCACCCAGGTCATTACCGTAGCACCCTTTGTGCTGATGATTCTGTTTCTGGTCCTGACCTCCAGCGAGTGGCTGGAGCGATTGCTCAAGCGGATGCCCCCCAGTCTCAGTCGGGCGGCGGTTCAAACAATTCATAGCACGCCACCAGCAGCACTCGGTAAGGTCTTTGAGCAGGACTAA
- a CDS encoding YybH family protein, which yields MDDHALKQEIAKADKAINERDFDTVASCYTEDAILVVKPGKLVQGREAIKVAHQKISEYFNDSLNVSQGDMVILEAGDIALVLSKAYIESPGKLDSEFSSERDAIYVYKKSADGKWLCAIDNSYGIELLRTGG from the coding sequence ATGGATGACCATGCCTTAAAGCAGGAAATAGCTAAAGCCGACAAAGCGATCAACGAACGTGATTTTGATACGGTAGCCAGTTGCTATACAGAAGACGCGATATTGGTGGTTAAGCCTGGAAAGCTGGTACAAGGTCGTGAAGCTATTAAAGTGGCTCATCAGAAAATTTCCGAATACTTCAACGATAGTCTTAATGTGTCACAGGGCGATATGGTTATCCTTGAAGCAGGAGATATAGCACTGGTTTTGTCAAAGGCTTATATTGAGTCTCCTGGAAAGTTAGATTCAGAGTTTTCCAGTGAAAGAGATGCAATTTACGTCTATAAAAAGTCTGCCGATGGAAAGTGGTTGTGTGCTATTGATAATTCATACGGCATAGAGCTATTGAGAACAGGGGGCTAA
- a CDS encoding ABC transporter permease, with the protein MSKTLYYQTAALVFALGLIAIIILLMGASPGEVVSKMAWGAFGSPNQFARVLATLSPLLLCTSGLMFTFTAGLYNLGIEGQIVAGAIATMIPIRIFQDLLPGPLVMLLAILAGGLGGGIWGLLAGTLNIYGRINEIFAGLGLNFVADGLALYLIFGPWQKEGVASMSGTEQFKASIWLPTFGNTEASPIALALGLAALILTIVVMGGTYFGLQLRAVGRNLRASYVLGVPSVRQLMSAFVICGAFAGIAGSLQVLAIFHRLIPSVSSNLGFLALLVAMLVGLNAWLILPVALFFSALNIGSLQLPLNLNLESSLAGVIQGMLVLAVLLGRGLAGKGVRGEG; encoded by the coding sequence ATGTCAAAAACTCTCTACTACCAGACAGCCGCTCTCGTCTTTGCCCTGGGCCTGATTGCAATCATCATCCTACTGATGGGGGCTTCTCCGGGGGAAGTCGTCAGCAAAATGGCATGGGGTGCCTTTGGTTCCCCCAATCAATTTGCCCGTGTGCTTGCCACCCTGTCCCCCTTGCTGCTGTGCACCAGTGGATTGATGTTCACCTTTACCGCAGGGCTATACAATCTGGGGATTGAAGGGCAGATTGTGGCAGGGGCGATCGCTACCATGATTCCCATCCGCATATTTCAGGATCTTTTGCCTGGTCCCCTGGTAATGCTGCTGGCAATTCTGGCCGGTGGACTGGGAGGGGGCATCTGGGGGCTTCTTGCCGGTACTTTGAACATCTACGGTCGTATCAATGAAATTTTTGCTGGCCTGGGACTCAATTTTGTAGCCGATGGTCTGGCACTTTACCTGATTTTTGGACCCTGGCAAAAAGAAGGAGTCGCCTCTATGAGCGGTACCGAGCAGTTCAAAGCATCCATCTGGCTACCAACGTTTGGCAATACCGAGGCAAGTCCAATCGCCCTCGCCCTGGGGCTGGCTGCCCTGATTCTGACCATCGTCGTCATGGGTGGCACCTACTTTGGCTTACAGCTACGGGCAGTTGGACGAAACCTTCGCGCTTCCTACGTTCTGGGCGTTCCCTCTGTGCGCCAGTTGATGAGTGCCTTTGTGATTTGTGGGGCATTTGCCGGAATTGCTGGCTCTCTCCAGGTTCTGGCAATCTTTCATCGGCTTATTCCCAGTGTCTCCAGCAATCTGGGTTTTCTGGCATTACTGGTAGCAATGCTGGTCGGCTTAAACGCCTGGTTGATCCTGCCCGTTGCCCTTTTCTTCAGCGCTCTCAACATTGGCAGCCTGCAACTTCCTCTCAACCTCAACCTGGAGTCCTCCCTAGCAGGAGTGATTCAGGGAATGCTGGTCCTTGCTGTTCTGTTGGGACGGGGGCTGGCAGGAAAGGGAGTGAGGGGTGAGGGGTAA
- a CDS encoding ABC transporter ATP-binding protein: MNIELENISRRFWAVQANDNVSLRVEAGSIHGLLGENGAGKSTLVKILSGFISRDSGRVLLDGQAVEIRTPADAIAAGIGMLHQDPLDFPPLTVLDNFLVGRPGTLLINWRQAVKEFRQLAAEFNFNLDVNETVGNLTVGERQQLEILRLLSLGVRTLILDEPTTGISTSQKSALFAAIKHLAAQGKSIIFVSHKLEDVNAVCDRATVLRQGVVVGELEIPCSDEKLVNLMFGRELAPSIKPNTRRAEPALTLEDITLTTDRLTVRPGNLTVYQGEVIGLAGLEGSGQQLLLLCCAGLLKASSGRIFIRDREMTESPYTHYLKAGVGYSPADRLHEGLIQGLTIHEHISLRTPPKGWFVDWKDTLQKTQHAIALFKIRGKPQTSVERLSGGNQQRTQLALLPTPLNLLLMEHPTRGLDIESVLWVWQQLIARCEGGTAILFTSSDLDEIMQYSDRVIVFSGGDVSEPMEVKDLTVDRLGQMIGGRLGDRSPSLPVSNY; encoded by the coding sequence ATGAACATTGAATTAGAAAATATTTCCAGGCGATTTTGGGCCGTCCAGGCAAATGATAACGTGTCCCTGCGCGTGGAAGCCGGCAGTATTCATGGTTTGCTGGGAGAGAATGGAGCGGGCAAAAGCACGCTGGTAAAAATTCTGAGTGGCTTTATTAGCCGGGACTCGGGCAGGGTTTTACTGGATGGGCAAGCGGTTGAAATTCGCACTCCGGCGGATGCGATCGCCGCTGGCATCGGCATGTTGCACCAGGATCCGCTGGACTTTCCGCCCCTCACCGTGCTGGATAACTTCCTGGTGGGCAGACCAGGGACCCTGTTGATCAACTGGCGGCAGGCTGTGAAAGAATTTCGACAGCTCGCGGCTGAATTTAATTTCAACCTGGATGTCAATGAAACGGTGGGAAACCTGACAGTCGGTGAGCGCCAGCAGTTAGAAATTCTGCGGTTACTGTCCCTGGGGGTTCGTACCCTGATTCTGGATGAACCCACTACCGGCATCTCCACTTCCCAGAAGAGCGCCCTGTTTGCCGCCATCAAGCATCTGGCAGCCCAGGGTAAATCGATTATTTTTGTCTCGCATAAATTGGAAGATGTGAATGCCGTGTGCGATCGCGCGACGGTTCTGCGCCAGGGCGTCGTGGTTGGTGAACTGGAGATTCCCTGTTCAGATGAAAAATTGGTTAACCTGATGTTTGGCAGGGAGCTTGCCCCCTCAATCAAGCCCAACACTCGCCGGGCGGAACCAGCCCTGACGTTGGAAGATATTACCCTGACCACCGATCGCCTCACAGTCAGACCTGGCAATCTGACCGTTTATCAGGGGGAAGTGATTGGTTTAGCCGGATTGGAGGGCAGCGGTCAACAATTGCTGTTACTATGCTGTGCCGGGTTGCTGAAAGCCAGCAGCGGACGGATTTTTATCCGAGATAGGGAAATGACAGAAAGCCCCTACACCCATTACTTAAAAGCGGGTGTAGGGTATTCTCCTGCCGATCGCCTCCACGAGGGCTTAATTCAAGGGTTGACGATTCACGAACATATCTCACTCAGGACTCCGCCGAAGGGCTGGTTTGTGGACTGGAAAGATACGCTGCAAAAAACCCAACATGCGATCGCGCTGTTCAAAATTCGGGGGAAACCCCAAACCAGCGTTGAGCGCCTTTCCGGTGGTAATCAGCAGCGCACTCAACTGGCTTTGCTCCCCACTCCGCTCAATTTATTATTGATGGAACATCCGACGCGGGGACTGGATATTGAATCAGTTTTGTGGGTCTGGCAGCAGTTAATTGCCCGCTGTGAAGGGGGAACCGCAATTTTGTTCACCTCTTCTGACCTGGATGAAATCATGCAATACAGCGATCGCGTCATCGTATTCAGTGGGGGTGATGTCTCTGAACCAATGGAGGTTAAGGACCTGACCGTTGATCGATTGGGTCAAATGATTGGTGGCAGGCTGGGCGATCGCTCCCCATCATTGCCCGTAAGCAACTATTGA
- the lpxD gene encoding UDP-3-O-(3-hydroxymyristoyl)glucosamine N-acyltransferase, with translation MKFSELLAKLNAANSYPLPSHAKEDIDITGVAAIAEATPGSLSYIEGAKFAAQVQVTQASALVLPRDTALQTQATARGIAWIEANDPRLVFAQAIALFYQPFKPSPAIHPTAVIDPSATIGQDVAIGAHVVIQSGVTIGDRVCIHPNVVVYPGARVGDRTVLHANCVIQERTHIGADCIIHCGAVVGSEGFGFVPTPEGWYKMEQSGYVVLEDGVEIGCNSTIDRPAVGETRIARNTKLDNLVHIGHGCQIGQNCAMAAQVGLAGGVKIGNRVMLGGQVGAANQTVIGDGAQIGAQAGVHSHIKAGDVVIGTPAMPYKTFLKVSAIIQRLPEMHKALKELQQRLGSGD, from the coding sequence ATGAAATTTAGTGAACTGTTAGCAAAACTAAATGCGGCCAATTCCTATCCTCTGCCGTCTCACGCGAAGGAGGATATAGACATTACCGGAGTTGCCGCGATCGCTGAAGCCACGCCGGGCAGTCTCAGCTACATTGAGGGCGCAAAGTTTGCGGCTCAGGTCCAGGTTACTCAAGCCAGCGCTCTGGTTTTGCCCAGGGATACCGCGCTTCAGACCCAGGCGACCGCGCGGGGAATTGCCTGGATTGAGGCAAATGATCCTCGCCTGGTGTTTGCTCAGGCGATCGCCCTCTTCTACCAGCCCTTTAAACCATCCCCTGCCATTCACCCAACGGCAGTCATTGATCCATCCGCCACGATTGGACAGGATGTGGCGATCGGTGCCCATGTGGTGATTCAATCGGGTGTCACCATTGGCGATCGGGTTTGCATCCATCCCAATGTGGTGGTCTATCCGGGGGCAAGGGTGGGCGATCGTACTGTTCTGCACGCCAACTGCGTAATTCAGGAACGTACCCATATTGGAGCAGATTGCATTATCCACTGTGGTGCCGTGGTTGGCTCAGAGGGGTTTGGGTTTGTTCCCACCCCTGAAGGCTGGTACAAGATGGAGCAGTCCGGTTATGTGGTACTGGAGGATGGGGTAGAAATCGGCTGTAACTCTACAATTGATCGTCCGGCTGTGGGCGAAACCCGGATCGCTCGCAATACCAAACTGGATAACCTGGTTCATATTGGTCACGGCTGTCAGATCGGGCAGAACTGCGCCATGGCAGCCCAGGTTGGTCTGGCCGGTGGGGTGAAGATTGGCAATCGGGTGATGCTGGGTGGACAGGTTGGTGCCGCCAATCAGACTGTTATCGGGGACGGCGCACAGATTGGGGCACAGGCTGGTGTGCATAGCCACATCAAAGCAGGTGATGTCGTAATTGGGACCCCTGCCATGCCCTACAAAACCTTTCTGAAGGTTTCTGCCATTATTCAGCGCCTACCTGAAATGCATAAGGCACTGAAGGAACTTCAGCAGCGGTTGGGAAGTGGAGATTGA
- a CDS encoding cytochrome ubiquinol oxidase subunit I gives MVEILSNTVALSRMQFALTAIFHMLWPVLTTGMAIYLVIVEGMWLRTRNPDYYHHARFWSKLYILNFGIGVASGLPMEFQFGTNWAPFSEAVGDFFGSILGFEGAMAFMLEAGFLGIMLFGWGRVHPVIHYLATIMVAFGANLSTFWILVANSWLQSPAGGEMVDGKFVVSDYFQAILNPFMVKSVAHMFLATLETSLFVIGGISAWYILNQRHQAFFARSLKIVLAAAIAVAPLQIYVGHLSAEQVYHYQPTKLAAMEAQWETSPAGQPADWSLLAWPDESGAKNRWELTIPNALGYILEFKPTLSEPVLGLKEWKPGDRPRMVGLIYYSFRIMSGIGFFLAGLMLWSGLQWRLGKLSPEKIAQQKWLLRGWVFAAPLGYIAVEAGWIVRCVGRQPWTLYGQIRTADAASPLPAMNVLTSLTAFAVIYSILFVSTLYFGSRIIRKGPNLELPVPELDNQPAIDTTPAKFIPDQRPVEAQSVAE, from the coding sequence ATGGTCGAAATTTTATCAAACACAGTGGCATTGTCGCGGATGCAGTTTGCACTAACTGCCATTTTTCATATGCTCTGGCCGGTTTTGACGACTGGAATGGCAATTTATCTGGTCATCGTGGAAGGGATGTGGCTGAGGACGCGCAACCCAGATTATTATCACCATGCCCGTTTCTGGTCAAAGCTTTACATCCTCAATTTTGGCATTGGGGTGGCGTCAGGACTGCCGATGGAATTTCAGTTTGGCACCAACTGGGCACCTTTTTCGGAAGCAGTCGGTGATTTCTTTGGCAGCATTCTCGGCTTTGAAGGCGCAATGGCGTTCATGCTGGAAGCCGGATTTCTGGGCATCATGCTGTTTGGCTGGGGGCGGGTGCATCCGGTGATTCACTATCTGGCAACCATCATGGTAGCCTTTGGTGCCAATCTCTCTACCTTCTGGATTTTAGTTGCCAATTCCTGGCTGCAATCTCCAGCAGGGGGGGAAATGGTGGATGGTAAGTTTGTCGTCAGTGACTACTTCCAGGCAATCCTGAACCCCTTTATGGTCAAAAGCGTGGCGCATATGTTTTTAGCAACGCTGGAAACGTCTCTATTTGTGATTGGGGGGATTAGTGCCTGGTATATTCTGAACCAGCGTCATCAGGCGTTCTTTGCGCGATCGCTCAAAATTGTCTTAGCCGCTGCGATCGCCGTGGCACCGCTGCAAATCTACGTCGGTCATTTGAGTGCTGAACAGGTTTATCACTATCAACCCACCAAATTAGCTGCGATGGAAGCGCAGTGGGAAACCAGTCCTGCCGGACAACCTGCCGATTGGAGTTTGCTGGCATGGCCCGACGAGTCCGGCGCAAAAAATCGCTGGGAACTGACTATTCCCAATGCCCTCGGCTACATTCTGGAGTTCAAGCCGACGCTTTCTGAACCCGTTTTGGGATTGAAAGAATGGAAACCGGGCGATCGCCCCCGGATGGTGGGATTGATCTACTATTCTTTCCGGATCATGAGCGGGATTGGGTTTTTCCTGGCCGGGTTGATGCTATGGAGTGGGTTACAGTGGCGCCTGGGTAAACTTTCCCCTGAAAAAATTGCCCAGCAGAAATGGCTACTGCGAGGCTGGGTGTTTGCGGCGCCTCTGGGCTACATTGCCGTTGAAGCAGGCTGGATTGTGCGCTGCGTCGGTCGTCAGCCCTGGACACTGTATGGACAAATTCGCACGGCTGATGCTGCGTCCCCCCTTCCAGCCATGAACGTCCTCACCTCACTCACTGCATTCGCGGTGATCTATTCCATTCTGTTTGTCTCGACGCTGTACTTTGGCAGTCGGATCATCCGCAAAGGTCCCAATCTTGAACTGCCTGTGCCTGAACTGGATAACCAGCCTGCAATAGATACCACTCCCGCCAAATTTATCCCTGATCAACGCCCGGTCGAAGCCCAAAGCGTTGCTGAATAG
- the cydB gene encoding cytochrome d ubiquinol oxidase subunit II, translating into MDALLHFLPQVWFVILGLFLFLYVMLDGFDLGVGILSLTSSDEERRSLLMTSLGNVWDANETWLVVMGGALFGAFPLAYGTILNALYIPIFMMIFGLIFRAVAFEFREHSNRKLFWNFAFGAGSFLAALGQGFALGSVIEGIAVDEAGHFIGSTWDWLDWRSLLVALTLIQGYVLIGSTYLILKTEGELQKTHFRTARLAAITTLIGAILITIATPVFYETARTRLFTPPLFYIFAAIPLLGLLLVWLLLRSLNREEERTPFIWTILIFLLTFIGLGLIVFPYIIPTQITIYQAAAAPSALVFMIIFVGFLIPIMLFYNIYQYVVFRGKVVGSAYGD; encoded by the coding sequence ATGGACGCACTTTTACACTTTCTTCCCCAGGTCTGGTTTGTAATTTTAGGGCTGTTCCTGTTCCTTTACGTGATGTTAGATGGGTTTGATCTGGGTGTGGGAATTCTATCTCTAACCAGTTCCGATGAGGAGCGCCGTAGCCTGTTAATGACCAGTTTGGGAAATGTTTGGGATGCGAATGAAACCTGGCTGGTGGTAATGGGTGGCGCATTATTTGGGGCATTTCCGCTGGCTTACGGAACCATTCTCAATGCACTATATATCCCAATTTTCATGATGATCTTTGGGCTGATCTTTCGGGCAGTAGCATTTGAGTTTCGGGAACATTCCAATCGGAAGTTATTTTGGAATTTTGCTTTTGGTGCGGGCAGTTTCCTTGCCGCTCTGGGACAGGGATTTGCCTTAGGCAGCGTGATTGAAGGAATTGCCGTTGATGAAGCCGGCCATTTTATTGGCTCAACCTGGGACTGGCTTGACTGGCGATCGCTCCTGGTGGCACTCACGCTGATTCAGGGCTATGTGCTCATTGGTTCTACCTATTTGATTTTGAAAACCGAGGGAGAACTGCAAAAGACTCATTTTCGCACGGCCAGGCTCGCCGCAATCACAACCCTGATTGGGGCCATTCTGATTACGATCGCCACCCCTGTATTTTACGAAACGGCCCGCACTCGCTTGTTTACTCCACCGCTGTTTTACATCTTTGCGGCAATTCCGCTGCTGGGTTTACTGTTAGTCTGGTTATTACTGCGCAGCCTTAACCGTGAGGAAGAACGTACACCATTTATCTGGACAATCCTGATCTTCCTGCTGACTTTCATTGGGCTGGGGCTGATCGTATTTCCTTACATCATTCCCACCCAGATCACCATCTATCAGGCTGCCGCTGCACCCAGTGCGCTGGTGTTCATGATTATTTTTGTCGGATTCCTAATTCCCATCATGCTGTTTTACAACATCTATCAGTATGTGGTGTTCCGGGGAAAGGTGGTTGGAAGTGCCTACGGAGATTAA
- a CDS encoding DUF6544 family protein has translation MVNSRLGNPIYNEALELLRTGQNMASTIITEARLSGLPDPVQRYLRYTQIVGQEVIRTVRLKQKGWFRMGVDQNWQPLVAEQYYTTDPPAFLWYGTIRPFPLLSITGKDQFSNGHGRLQIKALSLIMLADVRGPEVDQGELLRYLGEIAWFPTAWLSDALQWHAIDGQSAQVTMQLQDIAVSATLSFNQQDQLTDVRAERYWKENGQSVLKPWSGQFREYHQVNGLMIPTQAEVTWHLESGDFPYFRGEITEIDYNPLLPY, from the coding sequence ATGGTTAATTCCAGGTTGGGCAACCCTATCTACAATGAAGCGCTTGAGTTGCTGCGAACAGGGCAAAACATGGCTTCAACCATCATTACCGAAGCCCGCTTGAGTGGGTTGCCCGATCCGGTGCAACGGTATCTTCGATATACCCAGATTGTGGGTCAAGAAGTGATTCGCACAGTACGACTGAAACAGAAAGGCTGGTTCAGGATGGGGGTTGATCAAAACTGGCAACCCCTGGTAGCAGAGCAATACTACACTACGGATCCCCCGGCATTCCTGTGGTACGGTACCATTCGTCCTTTTCCCTTGCTGTCCATCACAGGCAAGGATCAATTCTCCAATGGTCATGGCCGCTTACAGATCAAGGCATTGTCCCTGATTATGCTGGCAGATGTGCGTGGACCAGAAGTCGATCAGGGGGAATTGCTGCGCTACCTGGGCGAAATTGCCTGGTTTCCGACCGCGTGGTTGTCTGATGCGCTGCAATGGCACGCGATCGATGGCCAGTCAGCTCAGGTAACCATGCAACTCCAGGACATTGCTGTTTCAGCAACACTGTCCTTTAATCAACAGGATCAGTTAACTGATGTGAGGGCAGAGCGTTACTGGAAGGAGAACGGGCAATCCGTTTTGAAACCCTGGTCTGGTCAGTTCAGAGAGTATCACCAGGTAAATGGGCTAATGATTCCAACCCAGGCGGAAGTCACCTGGCATTTAGAATCGGGAGACTTTCCCTATTTTCGCGGCGAAATTACAGAAATCGATTACAACCCGTTGTTACCGTACTGA
- a CDS encoding SIMPL domain-containing protein, whose translation MRDSMVLMKGKSGWRRLRTLAVSTGILSLMVAHPVLAQERLMNTLTVTGRGTEMVTTTLAQVRLGVEARGSTANEVQQEVARRSNSVVALLKSRNVERLETTGINLSPTYRYDNGNQTLTGYAGSNIVSFRVATEKAGTLLDEAVAAGASRIDGVSFVASDAAIAAAQKNALRAATQDAQAQADVVLSALGLTRKEVVNIQVNQAFAPPPRPVFSAQAADMAVAKAPTPVIGGDQQVEASVTLQIRY comes from the coding sequence ATGAGAGATTCAATGGTTTTAATGAAAGGGAAATCTGGCTGGAGGCGGTTGCGCACGCTGGCAGTCAGTACAGGGATACTGAGTTTGATGGTTGCTCATCCAGTTCTGGCTCAGGAGCGGTTGATGAACACTTTAACGGTCACTGGACGGGGAACTGAGATGGTGACGACAACCCTGGCTCAAGTACGCCTGGGCGTTGAAGCCAGAGGGTCAACAGCCAACGAAGTGCAACAAGAGGTTGCCCGCCGCTCAAACTCAGTAGTGGCTCTACTCAAGTCCCGCAATGTTGAACGGCTGGAAACCACAGGTATCAACCTCAGTCCTACCTACCGCTATGACAATGGAAACCAGACCCTCACCGGATATGCGGGCAGTAATATTGTCAGCTTTCGGGTTGCAACTGAGAAGGCCGGAACCCTGCTGGATGAGGCAGTAGCCGCAGGAGCCAGTCGAATTGACGGAGTCAGTTTTGTGGCGTCCGATGCGGCGATCGCCGCTGCTCAAAAGAATGCTCTCCGGGCAGCGACTCAGGATGCCCAGGCACAGGCAGACGTTGTTCTGAGTGCCCTGGGTCTGACTCGCAAAGAAGTCGTTAATATTCAGGTTAATCAGGCTTTTGCTCCACCCCCTCGTCCTGTTTTCTCTGCCCAGGCGGCTGATATGGCCGTTGCCAAAGCTCCCACTCCAGTGATCGGCGGCGACCAGCAAGTAGAAGCTTCTGTCACCCTGCAAATTCGCTATTAG